One segment of Spiroplasma kunkelii CR2-3x DNA contains the following:
- a CDS encoding Fur family transcriptional regulator has protein sequence MALSYDGIVQLLKSKNYRITEIRLAIIKILSEKQHLTLTEIVTLLEQEFKNVNLMSVYNTIDLLISEHIVFTNSFDGKQIWYDLAENPSFHMVCDICKNVVHIKDTNILHEIKLDNLKDVMTNINWEPVYFKIEGHGICDQCHNKKYEPLQFEEYFNEENK, from the coding sequence ATGGCATTATCATATGACGGGATTGTACAGTTATTAAAAAGTAAAAATTACCGAATTACTGAAATTAGGTTAGCAATTATTAAAATTTTATCAGAAAAGCAACATTTAACGTTAACTGAAATTGTAACATTATTAGAACAAGAATTTAAAAATGTTAATTTAATGTCAGTTTACAACACAATTGATTTATTAATTAGTGAGCATATTGTTTTTACAAATTCTTTTGATGGTAAACAAATTTGATATGATTTAGCAGAAAACCCATCCTTTCATATGGTTTGTGATATTTGTAAAAATGTTGTTCATATTAAAGATACGAATATTTTACATGAAATTAAGTTAGATAATTTAAAAGATGTAATGACAAATATTAATTGAGAACCAGTCTATTTTAAAATTGAAGGGCATGGAATCTGTGATCAGTGCCATAATAAAAAATATGAACCACTTCAATTTGAAGAGTACTTCAATGAAGAAAATAAATAA
- a CDS encoding nicotinate phosphoribosyltransferase: MGKIKAGYYSAIYFLKTANILKNEKPNDLITMQFFQREENVILAGVNECVELLKTEAFNAESLEITALTDGDLIQANEPVLKVTGHYYQFGHLEGIIDGILARQTSIATNCYRVLQVANNKPLIYMNDRSDYYYNQENDGYAAKIGGITNFVTTAQLTKLVGNYETTGTVPHALIQAFNGDLIAALKAYQKFYPTDKLVALVDYNNDVITDTLQVARAFSNLYAVRVDTSQSLIDKYFLGKEEKYPSSEINGVNKHLIRALRKALDDTVVYQHIKIIVSSGFNVQKIQDFEKEGVPVDIYGVGESLAKINIVFTGDAVQLNGVDQAKVGRSNIASNRLVKK; this comes from the coding sequence ATGGGCAAAATTAAGGCAGGGTATTATAGTGCAATTTATTTTTTAAAAACAGCAAATATTTTAAAAAATGAAAAACCAAATGATTTAATAACAATGCAGTTTTTTCAACGTGAAGAAAATGTTATTCTAGCAGGCGTCAATGAATGTGTTGAATTATTAAAAACAGAAGCTTTTAATGCGGAAAGTTTAGAAATCACTGCCTTAACGGATGGCGATTTAATTCAAGCTAATGAACCAGTTTTAAAAGTAACTGGGCATTATTATCAGTTTGGCCATTTAGAAGGTATTATTGATGGTATTTTAGCCCGACAAACAAGTATTGCAACAAATTGTTATCGTGTATTACAAGTAGCTAATAATAAGCCATTGATATATATGAATGATCGTAGTGATTATTATTATAATCAAGAAAATGATGGTTATGCTGCAAAAATTGGTGGAATAACTAATTTTGTTACAACAGCACAATTAACAAAATTAGTTGGTAATTATGAAACTACGGGCACTGTTCCGCATGCTTTAATCCAAGCTTTTAATGGTGATTTAATTGCAGCTTTGAAAGCTTATCAAAAGTTTTATCCAACTGATAAATTAGTGGCTTTAGTTGATTATAATAATGATGTTATTACTGATACTTTGCAAGTAGCACGTGCATTTTCAAATTTATATGCAGTTCGTGTTGATACTTCTCAATCATTAATCGATAAATATTTTCTTGGAAAAGAAGAAAAGTATCCAAGTAGTGAAATTAATGGTGTTAATAAACACTTAATTCGTGCTTTACGTAAAGCTCTAGATGATACAGTAGTATATCAACATATTAAAATTATTGTTTCATCAGGATTTAATGTTCAAAAAATCCAGGATTTTGAAAAAGAAGGTGTTCCTGTTGATATTTATGGTGTTGGTGAATCGTTGGCAAAAATTAATATTGTCTTTACTGGTGATGCTGTTCAATTAAATGGTGTTGATCAAGCAAAGGTTGGGCGGAGTAATATTGCTTCGAATCGACTAGTTAAAAAATAA
- a CDS encoding restriction endonuclease PLD domain-containing protein, with amino-acid sequence MKKNINRLNIIREHPKPNVYNYDFIKYTKPKTHTKLYVWYNANNEILAFWSGSANFSTNGLGLDPKKDRPFCEILFEMALSERNWKNDLICNVVCAFKTPPSQRIKNFCAN; translated from the coding sequence ATGAAAAAAAATATTAATCGATTAAATATTATTCGTGAACATCCGAAACCTAATGTTTATAATTATGATTTTATTAAGTACACTAAACCTAAAACACATACTAAGTTATATGTTTGATACAATGCAAATAATGAAATATTAGCTTTTTGATCCGGTAGTGCTAATTTTAGTACAAATGGTCTTGGCCTTGACCCTAAAAAAGATCGTCCTTTTTGTGAAATTTTGTTTGAAATGGCATTATCAGAACGAAATTGAAAAAATGACCTTATTTGTAATGTAGTTTGTGCCTTTAAAACACCTCCAAGTCAGCGAATTAAAAATTTT
- a CDS encoding DegV family protein yields MRKVALIIDSSSGIKKDYLKKYEDTYLLPLLLNFPDGSEVEDDEDVISFNEFYDILEHQVIKTSQIQMGKMLSTWNELLKKYEGIVFMGLSKGLSGQHENISMLAQGDEYKNKVFVIDTDGVSQLLVYMINLVYQWIGEGIELTKIQSKIDLIKTKVSAFIIPKSLETLKRGGRITAAAAALASFLKITPILRYDGRIDKFDKTRTFKKAVETALGQIKKERKNWKNIILLHSKTDDETLKEVYNIIEDAGAKITSTYILPNVIAAHTGANTIVLVCWDE; encoded by the coding sequence ATGCGCAAAGTTGCATTAATAATCGACTCATCGTCTGGAATTAAGAAAGACTATTTAAAAAAATATGAAGATACTTATTTATTACCATTATTACTAAATTTTCCAGATGGAAGTGAAGTGGAAGATGACGAAGATGTTATTTCATTTAATGAATTTTATGATATTTTAGAACATCAAGTTATCAAAACTAGTCAAATTCAAATGGGAAAAATGTTAAGTACTTGAAACGAATTGTTAAAAAAATATGAAGGCATTGTTTTTATGGGATTATCAAAGGGGCTATCTGGTCAGCATGAAAATATTTCAATGTTAGCTCAAGGCGATGAATATAAAAACAAAGTCTTTGTTATTGATACTGACGGGGTAAGTCAACTGCTAGTATATATGATTAATCTAGTATATCAATGAATTGGAGAAGGAATTGAATTAACAAAAATTCAATCAAAAATTGATTTAATTAAAACAAAAGTTAGCGCCTTTATTATCCCAAAAAGTTTGGAAACTTTAAAACGCGGGGGTCGAATTACAGCGGCAGCGGCAGCTTTAGCATCGTTTTTAAAGATAACCCCTATTTTGAGATATGATGGTCGCATTGATAAATTTGATAAAACTAGAACATTTAAAAAAGCTGTTGAAACAGCTTTAGGACAAATAAAAAAAGAACGGAAAAATTGAAAAAACATTATTTTATTGCATTCAAAAACAGACGATGAAACATTAAAAGAAGTTTACAATATTATTGAAGACGCTGGTGCTAAAATTACTTCAACATACATTTTGCCAAATGTTATAGCAGCTCATACAGGAGCAAATACGATTGTGCTAGTATGTTGAGATGAATAA
- a CDS encoding DegV family protein, translated as MSKKIAILTDSSAGFTTAEIKQLGIHVIPLHIILNNEVDILDTEEEAAKHNFYEVVQTGTTKTSQASTGELMVKYDEILKTYYEIIHYPIAEKLSSQYATAYLLSQDKKYSGKVHVVRNHTAAFALKTLIIYANELTKQNLSVEEIIAKTNELEKKAYMAIIPGSLDRLAKGGRVGKVLLSLINLFKIKILIQWGEHPKKIASSRTLNNLIETLVETLEKFKKTVKINFQLFVLKTSECSSKVWDNVTQKLNELKVTYHTENLANIFVAHAGLNTIAFVGVPQIK; from the coding sequence ATGAGTAAAAAAATTGCAATCTTAACTGATTCATCAGCAGGTTTCACAACAGCAGAAATAAAACAATTAGGTATTCATGTTATTCCCTTACACATTATTTTAAATAATGAAGTTGATATCTTAGATACGGAAGAAGAAGCAGCAAAACATAATTTTTATGAAGTTGTTCAAACAGGAACAACAAAAACAAGTCAAGCATCAACTGGTGAATTAATGGTTAAATATGACGAAATTTTAAAAACATATTATGAAATTATTCATTATCCAATTGCTGAGAAACTTTCAAGCCAATATGCAACTGCTTATCTTTTAAGTCAAGATAAAAAATATAGTGGAAAAGTTCATGTTGTTCGTAATCATACAGCAGCTTTTGCTTTAAAAACATTAATAATTTATGCTAATGAATTAACAAAACAAAATCTTAGTGTCGAAGAAATTATTGCAAAAACAAATGAACTTGAGAAAAAAGCATATATGGCAATAATTCCTGGTAGCTTAGATCGTTTAGCAAAAGGTGGACGTGTTGGAAAAGTTTTATTATCATTAATTAACTTATTTAAAATTAAAATTTTAATTCAATGAGGAGAACATCCTAAAAAAATTGCCTCATCACGAACTTTAAATAATTTAATTGAAACTTTAGTTGAAACATTAGAAAAATTTAAAAAAACAGTTAAAATAAACTTTCAATTATTTGTTTTAAAAACAAGTGAATGTTCTAGCAAAGTTTGAGATAATGTTACACAAAAATTAAATGAATTAAAAGTTACTTACCACACCGAAAATTTAGCTAATATCTTTGTTGCACATGCAGGGTTAAACACAATTGCTTTTGTTGGTGTTCCACAAATTAAATAG
- a CDS encoding acyl carrier protein, translating to MNVLDEIKKVLKERGISKPIDLNTEFKTLGLDSLDLMDLVIEAEKKCGIQIPDDKLMDIKTVADLVEVIKEIKK from the coding sequence ATGAATGTGCTAGATGAAATTAAAAAAGTTTTAAAAGAACGTGGAATTTCTAAACCAATTGATTTAAATACGGAGTTTAAAACATTAGGATTAGATTCATTAGATTTGATGGATTTAGTTATTGAGGCTGAGAAAAAATGTGGAATTCAAATACCAGATGATAAATTAATGGATATTAAAACAGTTGCAGATTTGGTTGAAGTTATTAAAGAAATTAAAAAATAA